A genomic window from Lycium barbarum isolate Lr01 chromosome 4, ASM1917538v2, whole genome shotgun sequence includes:
- the LOC132635774 gene encoding GTP-binding nuclear protein Ran-3, whose translation MALPNQQTVDYPSFKLVIVGDGGTGKTTFVKRHLTGEFEKKYEPTIGVEVHPLDFFTNCGKIRFYCWDTAGQEKFGGLRDGYYIHGQCAIIMFDVTARLTYKNVPTWHRDLCRVCENIPIVLCGNKVDVKNRQVKAKQVTFHRKKNLQYYEISAKSNYNFEKPFLYLARKLAGDQNLHFVESPALAPPEVQIDLAAQQQHEAELVAAASQPLPDDDDETFD comes from the exons atg GCTCTTCCAAATCAGCAAACAGTCGATTATCCCAGTTTTAAACTTGTTATTGTTGGTGATGGCGGAACTG GAAAGACTACATTTGTGAAGAGGCACCTTACCGGTGAATTCGAAAAGAAATACGAAC CCACCATTGGTGTGGAGGTGCATCCATTGGATTTCTTCACAAACTGTGGGAAGATTAGGTTTTACTGCTGGGATACAGCTGGCCAGGAGAAATTTGGTGGCCTTAGAGATGGCTACTA CATTCATGGCCAATGTGCTATCATCATGTTTGATGTGACAGCTAGATTAACATACAAGAATGTTCCCACATGGCATCGTGATCTTTGCCG TGTCTGTGAGAATATTCCCATTGTTCTTTGCGGAAACAAGGTTGATGTGAAGAACCGTCAAGTTAAGGCAAAGCAGGTTACTTTCCACCGGAAGAAGAATCTACAGTACTATGAGATCTCAGCAAAGAGTAACTACAACTTTGAGAAGCCTTTCCTCTACCTTGCTAGGAAACTTGCTGG TGATCAAAACTTGCACTTTGTGGAGTCTCCTGCCCTTGCTCCCCCTGAAGTACAGATCGACTTAGCTGCACAGCAACA ACACGAAGCTGAGCTAGTTGCTGCTGCCAGTCAACCCCTcccagatgatgatgatgagacaTTTGATTAA